CAATCCGTCAGTTCCAGCACGAGGTTGGACGCGAAAATGCCATTTTAGTCCACGTAACTTTAATTCCTTATTTAAAAGCTTCCGGAGAATTGAAAACAAAACCAACGCAGGCTTCCGTAAAAGAACTTCAGGGAATGGGTATTCAGCCGGATATCATTGTATGTCGTTCCGAGCAGCCGCTTGACCAGGGACTCCGTGATAAAATTGCATTATTCTGTAACGTTCCAAGCGACCACGTTTTACAGAACCTTGATGTGGAATATTTATATGAAGCACCACTTGCAATGGAAAAAGAAAATCTTGCAAAAGTTGCCTGTGAGTCTCTTCATTTAGCTTGCCCAGAACCAGATTTAAAAGACTGGGAAGCTATGGTAGATGCACTTCGCCATCCAAATAAGGAAGTAAAAATCGCACTTGTCGGAAAATATATTGCCTTACACGATGCTTACATCTCCGTTGTAGAAGCATTAAAGCACGGTGGAATCGCAGAGCATGCAACTGTAGATATCAAATGGATTGATGCAGAGACCTTGACTCCGGAAAATGCAGACGAGCTGTTAGGTGATGTTTCCGGTATCCTGGTTCCTGGTGGATTTGGTGTACGTGGTGTCGAAGGAAAAATTACTGCTGCAAAATATGCTCGTGAACATAAAGTTCCATATCTTGGACTTTGCCTTGGTATGCAGGTTTCCATCATTGAATTTGCTAGAAACGTCTGCGGACTTCACGATGCACACAGTATCGAATTAGATCCAAACACCACACATCCGGTTATCGCATTGATGCCTGATCAGAACGGTGTGGAAGATATCGGTGGAACTTTAAGACTTGGTTCTTATCCATGTGTCTTAGACAAGACTTCCAAGGCTTATGAAGTATACGGAACGGATCATATTGAGGAAAGACATCGTCATCGTTACGAAGTAAACAATGATTTCCGTTCTACTTTAACCGAACATGGCATGAAGCTTTGCGGTACTTCCCCTGACGGAAGAATCATTGAAATGATTGAACTTCCAGATCATCCATGGTACATTGCAACACAGGCTCATCCAGAGTTAAAGTCCAGACCAAACAGACCTCATCCTTTGTTCCACGGTTTCGTAGAAGCTGCAACAAAGTGCAAACGATAAAAATAAAAATAAAAAAAGAATCCTGCTTGCAGGATTCTCCGCCTGCGGCGGGTCGCATTTGCGACATTGTTCAACTCCGCCGCAGTGCGATCCGTGCGGAGCATTTTTTATGTAATAGAAACGAAATTTTCTATTACATAAAAAAGAAAAAGGCAGTTTCCTGCATCTTCTTTGTTTCCAAAGTATGTGCAGGGGAACTGCCTTTTTCTCTTTCTCACATCTGATATCCGAGGATACCTTGTCTCCCTTTTTTACATCTGATATTCGAGGATACCTTGTCTCTCTTTTTTTACATCTGATGTCTGACAACGCGGTATTCATCATCGTTCTGATAGTACGGACATTCTTTATAATGACCGGACATCATTCTTGCCGCATCATCTTCATCCATATCGACCTCACAATAGTAAGCCTCATCGTCTTCATCATACACATTGTATACACAAGTATCACAATTGGACTGCATTTTTCTACCTCCAGGTTACAATCACTTCATCATAAAGCTGATATAAAAATTCTTTTAACAGCTCTTCCTGCTTTTTCCAGTACTGCTCTGTTATCTCGTCTCCGTTTACAGTTGTAGTTGTAACATCCATGACCGCATCCACAATCTCTGGATTCAAATCATCCATCGCTTCTTCTACCACTGCCTCAAATGCACAATACGCATCGTTTGTCAGATAGAGAATGAAATTCTCTTTTGTCAGATTTCTCGCCTCATAGCTGTCTGTAAAAATATCATTTCCGACAGCGGCAATCTCTTCAAATTCTGTTTTCACATTTTTATATTCTACCGGGCAATAACTTTCCTTGAAAAAAGTATCAAATACCTCTTTGTCAATCTTTTGTTCCATCTTTTGCTATTCCTATTCTTTTCTATAATTTGATATGGTAATCAGTATATCACATCTTTTTGTCGAAACCAAATCGAACTTTACTTTTCTTATCCGCCGTGTTATTTTATTTTCAGATTTCAGTGTGAAGTGGCAAACTTTTGCCTGCACCATTATAAAAAGGAGGTTCCCTATGAACTATGATTCTCTTCCAAATGACCCTGTCATGTTGATGAGTTTTCTCAATACCCAGCTTCGCGACCATTATCCTTCTTTAGAGGCTCTTGCCGAAGCTTACGAATTTCAGGTTGAAGATGTCGTCGCAAAATTAAAAAGTATTGATTACGAGTATGATGCCAAGACAAACCAGTTTGTGTAGCAGCTTACTACCTCATCTCCCGGCGAATTCGTTTCCATTCCGGGCAAAATTGGTTGACATAACTCCAGAACCTTTGGTTATGACTCGCCTCGAGAAGATGACACATCTCATGAATCACAACGTATTCTAACTGTTCCTCTTTGCGGAACGCAAGTTCAAGATTCAGATTTACATGCCCTGTTCTCACATTGCAAGAACCCCAGCGCGTCTTCATTTTCCGTATGGTAAGCCCTGTCACGGTAACCCCAATCACAGGCTGCCATTTTTCAATCAGTTTCCATGCTTCCTCTTTTAAAAAGTTTCGGAAAAACTTTTCCTGTTCCGGTGTCAGCAGGTCGGATTCCATCACCGTTTCCCCCTGTTCTTCCCACCTTTTCTGATTTTTTCGAATCCAGTCTTCTTTACTTTTTACCAGACGGACAATCTCTTTCTCACTGACTCCATGCGGCGCTGATACCAAAATCGTGCCATCTTTTGGATTGATTCGAAGATAGAGATTCTTCATTTTCTTTTTTGTCACTTCAACTACCATATCGTCTATGGTAAACTGATACTTCTTTTCTTTCATTTATTTTATTCTAAAACTTTCTATTTTTTTGTGTGCTAGCTGTCAAACGGTTTTTGAACATTTTCTTTCTAACTGGAGTGCTGCATCTACTCTTGATATTTTTTCAGGATGGATGCTAAATACGCTTCGTACTGTGCTTTTACACGTTCAGGAGATTCAATCTGAACGCCTTCCCCAAGTCCTGTCACCCAGCCGAAAAACTGGCGGCTGACTGCGACATTAACTCTTGCAAGAATCTGCTCCTCCCCTTTCATCCGAAGCGAAACCTCTTTTCCAAACCGGTCAATCATAACTCCGGTCAGGCGTTTGTCGCATAACAAGGTAACGGTCTCCTCCTCGCCGGCAAACATTCCAAACGTCTTTTTTGCATATCCTGCAATGTCAAAATGCTCGAATACTTCTTTCCCTTCCCGCTTATCCACAGAAAGCTCAATCCGAAGCATTTTATCCACACGGTAATGCTTGATTTTTCCACTTTCACCATCGTAAGCAATCAGATAGTAATTTTCGTCATCCCAGGTTAAGCTCCATGGACTGACCTCATAAAATGCTCCATCCTTGCGCAGCTGCATCTCTTTTGTGACACTCCAGTCAAAATACTGGAAGCGGACTTTCACATTCTCACTGATGGCGTTGTAAATCAGATCTACATTATAATAGATACTCTCATTTGGCGTCTTAATGCGGTTCGTTACCACCACCTGGCGGTGTAACTGTTTCGCCTCATTTTTGCTGCACAGGGATTCTAATTTTGCAATCAGTTCTCTTGATTTTTTGGTTGTGATAAATTTCGATGACTGGACGGCGTCCACTAAAAGTTTTAGCTCGGCAAGCTCAAACTGACGGCTCGCCAGATAATAGCCTCCCGGCCGTTCTGTTTTCTTTACAATATCCAGTCCAAAATCCGCCAAGACGTCCATATCGCTGTAAATGCTCTTTCGCTCTGCCTTGATTCCATTCTGGTCAAGATAGGAAATCAGGTCAGCAGTCGTCGCTGCATGATTCTCGTCTGTTTTCTCCATCAGGTATTGCATCAGGTATAACAGTTTTTGTTTCTGCTTTTCAGATTTCGCCATCGCTTTTATCCTTTCTTTTTCAGGCAGTCTCAAATTATCATTCAGGTTATATTAAAAACAGTTTTCACTGCTTGGTAATTGACATAACTGTTTTTTATCTAACCTTAACTATATCTTGTTCCTTTGCAAAAGGCAAGTGAGTTGTGCAACCATTACAATTATTTTACTTGCAACTTATTTTTTTTGTGCTATAATATAGTTAAATCAAATAACGATTACCGAGAGACGTGAGCAAGGTAACTAGAGCGAAGTAATTCGCTTTGTTTCCTTGCTCTTTTTTCGTCTTCAAATTTGTCACAATCGTAACCATTTTTATAAAAGAAAAGGAGATCTTATTATGTATGATGTAGCAATTATCGGTGCCGGTGTCGTTGGCAGTGCAATTGCAAGGGAATTATCCAGATACCAGGTGAAAGCCTGTGTCATTGAACGTGAGGAAGATGTCTGCTGCGGAACTTCCAAAGCAAACAGTGCCATTATCCACGCTGGATTCGACGCAACACCAGGAACTTTAAAAGCCCGCTTGAATGTACGCGGAAATGAAATTATGGATCAGCTTTCCAAGGAACTTGACATTCCATTTAAGCGGAACGGCTCCCTTGTCGTCTGTACCAAAGACCAGGACCCTGCCGGACTGGATGCCTTACTTGAAAAAGGAAAAGAAAACGGTGTCCCTGGACTTGAGATTTTAAGCCGCGAGCAGCTTCTTTCCATGGAACCAAACCTTAGCGATGATGTCACCTGTGCTCTTTTTGCACCGACCGGCGGTATCGTTTGTCCGTTCCACATGACGATGGCTTTTGCAGAGAATGCATTTACAAATGGAGTTGAATTTTTCTTAAACACAGAGGTAACTTCCATTGAAAAAGCAGCCGAAGGATATAAGCTTTCCCTTCACAACCGTGAAAAAGAAGAAACATCCATCTTAGAGACCAAGGTTGTTATCAACGCAGCTGGCGTCTATGCGGACACCTTTAACAATATGGTAAGCGAACACAAGCTTCACATTACCGCCAGAAAGGGAGAATACATGCTGTTAGATAAGGATGCCGGAACACATGTCAGCCATACCGTTTTCCAGCTTCCAAGCAAAATGGGAAAAGGCGTTCTTGTCACACCAACCGTACACGGCAACCTTCTCGTTGGCCCTACCGCAGTTGATGTCGAGGACAAAGAAGCAGTCAACACCACATTAGCCGGACTTGACTCTCTTGGAAAAACCGCTTCCCTCAGCGTCAAAAATATTCCGCTCCGCCAGGTTATCACCTCCTTTGCAGGACTTCGTGCTCATGAGGACGGAGGCGATTTCGTGATTGGCGAAGCAGCTGATGCAAAAGGATTTGTCAATGTTGCCGGCATCGAATCACCGGGACTTTCCTCTGCACCTGCTATCGGAGAAATGGTTGCAACGCTGGTAAAAGAAATGCTTTCCCTTTCCGAAAATCCTCATTTTAACGGAAACCGAAAAGGCATTCTCCGACCGGAAAAACTCTCCTTAGAAGAGCGCAATGCATTAATCAAAGAACAGCCGGCATACGGAAACATCATCTGCCGCTGTGAAATGATTACCGAAGGTGAAATCATGGATGCGATTCACCGTCCACTCGGCGCACGTTCCCTCGATGGAGTAAAACGCCGTACCCGTGCCGGAATGGGACGCTGCCAGTCAGGCTTTTGTTCTCCACGTACCATGGAAATCTTAGAGCGTGAGGTTCCACTTAGCATGTTTGACATTACCAAAAACGGCGTTGGTTCCAACCTTGTATATGGACATAACAAAGAAATTTAACTACAAATGTATTTTGATAGAATAGAGAGGATTCATCTTATGAAAAATTATGATTTAGTAATCGTCGGTGGTGGTCCTGCCGGACTCGCAGCCGCAGTTTCCGCAAAAGATAATGGAATCGAAAGTATTTTAATCATAGAGCGCGACAAGGAACTTGGTGGTATCTTGAACCAGTGTATTCACAATGGTTTCGGTCTTCATACTTTTAAGGAAGAATTAACCGGCCCGGAATATGCATCCCGCTTTATTGAGCAGGCAAAAGAACGTAACATTGCCTACAAGTTAAATACCATGGTTATGGATATTTCCCCTGAGAAAAAAGTAACCGCCATGAACCGTGAGGACGGTATGTTTGAGATTCAGGCAAAAGCCATCATCCTTGCCATGGGATGCAGAGAGCGCTCCAGAGGTGCCTTAAACATCCCGGGTTACCGACCAGCCGGCATTTTCTCCGCCGGAACCGCACAGCGTCTTGTCAACATGGAAGGATATATGCCGGGACGTGAGGTTGTCATTTTAGGTTCCGGTGATATCGGACTTATCATGGCAAGACGAATGACCTTAGAGGGTGCCAAAGTAAAAGTCGTTGCAGAGTTAATGCCATATTCCGGCGGTCTGAAACGAAACATCGTGCAGTGCTTAAATGATTTTGACATCCCATTAAAATTAAGCCATACCGTTGTCGATATCGAAGGAAAAGACCGTGTCAAAGCTGTTACCATCGCCGAAGTCGGCCCTGACCGCAAACCGATCCCAGGCACCGAAGAACGTTACACCTGCGACACCTTATTGCTTTCCTGTGGTCTTCTCCCGGAAAACGAATTAAGCAAAGCTGCCGGCGTTGAAATCAATCCGGTCACCTCTGGTCCAATCGTAAACGACAGCTTAGAAACCAGTATCGACGGCGTGTTTGCCTGCGGAAATGTCCTTCACGTACATGACCTTGTCGACTATGTTTCTCAGGAAGCTGCTACCGCTGGAAAAAATGCTGCAAAATATATTCAAAACGGAAAAGATATCGATGCAAAAGAAGTCGAAATTCTGCCAGTGGACGGCGTCCGCTACACGGTTCCAAAATTTATCCGTCCAACCGAGATGGAAGATACCCTTACCGTTCGTTTCCGTGTCGGCGATGTTTTCAAAAACAAAGCAATTGCAACTTACTTTGATGACACCTTAATCAGCAAACGCAAACGTCCTGTTATGGCACCAGGTGAGATGGAACAGGTTATTTTAGATAAGAAAAAATTAGCCGAATTCCCGGATCTTTCGAAGATTACCATTAAGATTGAGGATGTTTAACAGATAAACCAGATTTCGAATGTCTGATTTACATCATTGTACGAATTGTAGATATTATTGATATTTTAGATTAAATTCCTGCAATTGCAGGTAAGGAGGAATCATATATGGAAACAAAGAATCTGACTTGTATCGGCTGCCCGCTCGGCTGCTCGCTTACCGTCACATTAGAAAATAAAACCGTGACATCTGTTACCGGAAATACCTGTCCAAGGGGAGATGCTTATGCAAGAAAAGAAGTGACAAACCCAACCAGAATTGTCACCTCCTCCGTCAAAGTAGAAGGTGGAAATCTTCCGGTTGTCTCGGTCAAAACCAAAGAAGACATTCCAAAATCCAAAATTTTTGCATGCACCGAAGCCTTAAAAGATGTCGTAGCCAAAGCTCCTGTACACATCGGGGATGTCCTTTGCAGCAATGTTGCCGGAACCGGCGTTGATATTGTTGCAACCAAAAATATTGAACGAATTTAACATACATTCGTTTTTTCCTTTTATTTTATAGTGGTATTCTGAGGGGAGTTCTACTATAATAATAGGGTGTTGGTATTTTTGCCAGCGCCCTATTTTAGTGTATTGTAAACGGAGGGAAACCATTACTTATGAAAAAAGAATTCAGAGAGGCTTTAGAAGATTCTCCGATTATCGCTGCCATCAAAGACGATGCGGGACTTTCCAAATGCCTTTCCAGTGAAAGCAAGATTATTTTTATCCTTTATGGAGATATTTGTAATATTACCGAAATTGTAGAAAAAGTGAAGGCATCCGGAAAGCTTGCCATGGTTCATATCGACCTGATTAACGGTCTTAGTTCCAAGGAAATTTCCGTTGACTTTATCAAAAAATACACCCACGCAGATGGTATTATCACTACCAAACCTGCACTGATTAAGCGTGCCAAAGAATTGTCACTCTACACGATTCTTCGTCTTTTCGTCATCGACTCCATGGCTTATGAGAACATCGACAAGCAATTAAAAAATGCCAAACCGGATTTGATTGAGATTCTTCCTGCACTCATGCCAAAAGTCGTCTCAAAAATCTGTAAACTTTCAACTACACCTGTCATTGCAGGCGGACTTGTCGCAGACAAGGAGGATGTGATGTCACTGTTGACCGCAGGCGCCGTCAGCGTATCCTCCACGAACCCTGCCATTTGGTTCTTATAATTCAACCACCACGATACGTTGGTCATGTAATTTTTACTCTGATTTCCTTTCATGAAAAAGTGTGCGCTTGCAGCATACTCTTCCACTCCGCGAGGTACGCAGCTTTGCAAGCTTGTTTGCATTTGCAGCATTGTCCAGCTCCGTCACAGTGTAATCCTCGCGGAGCCTTTTTTCTGTTATTGATTCCAAATTGAAGTTTCTTGCTTTTATGGCATATGCTTTGGCATTATTCCGGGCATTCATTGATTGCTGAATCGATTTTTTGATTTTGTGACATATGCGGATAACGCTAGAAATCGGATGAAAAAATCTATTTTATAAATATGACATCTCACTTGAAAAATTACCCAAAACCACCTCGAATTACGAATGTTATGTAAACCATTTTGCTGATTTTGAATAAATACAGGGGAATCTTAAAAATTTGTCCAAAATTCTGTAAAAAAGCTTGATTTTTTGGATAATTTTCTTCAAACTCATCACTATTGTCCAATGGGATATTTTTATGTAAACCAGCACCCTTCAAAATGAATCAAATTGGGATTATTTATGAAA
This genomic window from Roseburia sp. 831b contains:
- a CDS encoding M48 family metallopeptidase, producing MKEKKYQFTIDDMVVEVTKKKMKNLYLRINPKDGTILVSAPHGVSEKEIVRLVKSKEDWIRKNQKRWEEQGETVMESDLLTPEQEKFFRNFLKEEAWKLIEKWQPVIGVTVTGLTIRKMKTRWGSCNVRTGHVNLNLELAFRKEEQLEYVVIHEMCHLLEASHNQRFWSYVNQFCPEWKRIRREMR
- a CDS encoding CTP synthase, yielding MPVKYVFVTGGVVSGLGKGITAASLGRLLKARGYKVTMQKFDPYINIDPGTMNPIQHGEVFVTDDGAETDLDLGHYERFIDESLTKNSNVTTGKVYWSVLQKERRGDYGGGTVQVIPHITNEIKSRFYRNFTSDDTHIAIIEVGGTVGDIESQPFLEAIRQFQHEVGRENAILVHVTLIPYLKASGELKTKPTQASVKELQGMGIQPDIIVCRSEQPLDQGLRDKIALFCNVPSDHVLQNLDVEYLYEAPLAMEKENLAKVACESLHLACPEPDLKDWEAMVDALRHPNKEVKIALVGKYIALHDAYISVVEALKHGGIAEHATVDIKWIDAETLTPENADELLGDVSGILVPGGFGVRGVEGKITAAKYAREHKVPYLGLCLGMQVSIIEFARNVCGLHDAHSIELDPNTTHPVIALMPDQNGVEDIGGTLRLGSYPCVLDKTSKAYEVYGTDHIEERHRHRYEVNNDFRSTLTEHGMKLCGTSPDGRIIEMIELPDHPWYIATQAHPELKSRPNRPHPLFHGFVEAATKCKR
- a CDS encoding DUF6472 family protein, coding for MQSNCDTCVYNVYDEDDEAYYCEVDMDEDDAARMMSGHYKECPYYQNDDEYRVVRHQM
- a CDS encoding NAD(P)/FAD-dependent oxidoreductase, producing MYDVAIIGAGVVGSAIARELSRYQVKACVIEREEDVCCGTSKANSAIIHAGFDATPGTLKARLNVRGNEIMDQLSKELDIPFKRNGSLVVCTKDQDPAGLDALLEKGKENGVPGLEILSREQLLSMEPNLSDDVTCALFAPTGGIVCPFHMTMAFAENAFTNGVEFFLNTEVTSIEKAAEGYKLSLHNREKEETSILETKVVINAAGVYADTFNNMVSEHKLHITARKGEYMLLDKDAGTHVSHTVFQLPSKMGKGVLVTPTVHGNLLVGPTAVDVEDKEAVNTTLAGLDSLGKTASLSVKNIPLRQVITSFAGLRAHEDGGDFVIGEAADAKGFVNVAGIESPGLSSAPAIGEMVATLVKEMLSLSENPHFNGNRKGILRPEKLSLEERNALIKEQPAYGNIICRCEMITEGEIMDAIHRPLGARSLDGVKRRTRAGMGRCQSGFCSPRTMEILEREVPLSMFDITKNGVGSNLVYGHNKEI
- a CDS encoding NAD(P)/FAD-dependent oxidoreductase, encoding MKNYDLVIVGGGPAGLAAAVSAKDNGIESILIIERDKELGGILNQCIHNGFGLHTFKEELTGPEYASRFIEQAKERNIAYKLNTMVMDISPEKKVTAMNREDGMFEIQAKAIILAMGCRERSRGALNIPGYRPAGIFSAGTAQRLVNMEGYMPGREVVILGSGDIGLIMARRMTLEGAKVKVVAELMPYSGGLKRNIVQCLNDFDIPLKLSHTVVDIEGKDRVKAVTIAEVGPDRKPIPGTEERYTCDTLLLSCGLLPENELSKAAGVEINPVTSGPIVNDSLETSIDGVFACGNVLHVHDLVDYVSQEAATAGKNAAKYIQNGKDIDAKEVEILPVDGVRYTVPKFIRPTEMEDTLTVRFRVGDVFKNKAIATYFDDTLISKRKRPVMAPGEMEQVILDKKKLAEFPDLSKITIKIEDV
- a CDS encoding glycerol-3-phosphate responsive antiterminator translates to MKKEFREALEDSPIIAAIKDDAGLSKCLSSESKIIFILYGDICNITEIVEKVKASGKLAMVHIDLINGLSSKEISVDFIKKYTHADGIITTKPALIKRAKELSLYTILRLFVIDSMAYENIDKQLKNAKPDLIEILPALMPKVVSKICKLSTTPVIAGGLVADKEDVMSLLTAGAVSVSSTNPAIWFL
- a CDS encoding DUF1667 domain-containing protein; translated protein: METKNLTCIGCPLGCSLTVTLENKTVTSVTGNTCPRGDAYARKEVTNPTRIVTSSVKVEGGNLPVVSVKTKEDIPKSKIFACTEALKDVVAKAPVHIGDVLCSNVAGTGVDIVATKNIERI
- a CDS encoding helix-turn-helix transcriptional regulator, encoding MAKSEKQKQKLLYLMQYLMEKTDENHAATTADLISYLDQNGIKAERKSIYSDMDVLADFGLDIVKKTERPGGYYLASRQFELAELKLLVDAVQSSKFITTKKSRELIAKLESLCSKNEAKQLHRQVVVTNRIKTPNESIYYNVDLIYNAISENVKVRFQYFDWSVTKEMQLRKDGAFYEVSPWSLTWDDENYYLIAYDGESGKIKHYRVDKMLRIELSVDKREGKEVFEHFDIAGYAKKTFGMFAGEEETVTLLCDKRLTGVMIDRFGKEVSLRMKGEEQILARVNVAVSRQFFGWVTGLGEGVQIESPERVKAQYEAYLASILKKYQE
- a CDS encoding DUF4250 domain-containing protein; the encoded protein is MNYDSLPNDPVMLMSFLNTQLRDHYPSLEALAEAYEFQVEDVVAKLKSIDYEYDAKTNQFV